Proteins from one Bos indicus x Bos taurus breed Angus x Brahman F1 hybrid chromosome 19, Bos_hybrid_MaternalHap_v2.0, whole genome shotgun sequence genomic window:
- the SNF8 gene encoding vacuolar-sorting protein SNF8, which yields MHRRGVGAGAIAKKKLAEAKYKERGTVLAEDQLAQMSKQLDMFKTNLEEFASKHKQEIRKNPEFRVQFQDMCATIGVDPLASGKGFWSEMLGVGDFYYELGVQIIEVCLALKHRNGGLITLEELHQQVLKGRGKFAQDVSQDDLIRAIKKLKALGTGFSIIPVGGTYLIQSVPAELNMDHTVVLQLAEKNGYVTVSAIKASLKWETERARQVLEHLLKEGLAWLDLQAPGEAHYWLPALFTDLYSQEITAEEAREALP from the exons ATGCACCGTCGTGGGGTGGGAGCTGGCGCCATCGCCAAGAAGAAGCTTGCCGAG GCCAAGTACAAGGAGCGAGGGACTGTCTTGGCTGAGGACCAGCTGGCCCAG ATGTCAAAGCAGTTGGACATGTTCAAGACCAACCTGGAAGAATTTGCCAGCAAACACAAGCAGGAGATCCGGAAGAATCCTGAGTTCCGGGTGCAGTTTCAAGACATGTGTGCCACCATTGGCGTGGATCCTCTGGCCT cTGGAAAAGGATTTTGGTCTGAGATGCTAGGCGTGGGAGACTTCTATTACGAGCTGGGTGTCCAGATTATTGAAGTGTGCCTGGCCCTGAAGCACCGGAATGGAG GTCTGATAACTTTGGAGGAACTGCATCAACAGGTGTTAAAAGGAAGGGGCAAATTCGCCCAGGATGTCAGCCA AGACGACCTGATCAGGGCCATCAAGAAACTAAAGGCACTCGGCACTGGCTTCAGCATCATCCCTGTGGGTGGCACTTACCTCATTCAGTCTGTTCCTGCTGAGCTCAATATGGATCACACTGTGGTGCTGCAGCTGGCAGAG AAAAATGGCTATGTGACTGTCAGTGCTATCAAGGCCAGTCTTAAATGGGAGACGGAGCGAGCGCGGCAAGTGCTG GAACACCTGCTGAAGGAAGGGCTGGCTTGGCTGGACCTGCAGGCCCCAGGGGAGGCCCACTACTGGCTGCCAGCTCTTTTCACTGACCTCTACTCCCAGGAGATTACAGCAGAGGAGGCCAGAGAAGCGCTCCCTTGA